The Theobroma cacao cultivar B97-61/B2 chromosome 2, Criollo_cocoa_genome_V2, whole genome shotgun sequence genome includes the window aataaatttttattttttgaaccAATAACAAAGGGTCAAGGAAGAACCGGAATCAATAAACGGTTGTTgataactaattttttttgcataataattattaattttttttttattaaatcaaataatttaattaaaatgtgcTTATCATTTTAGATATCAACCTTTCTATAAAactctccttttttttcatCCTGATCTCTATAGAAGTCTCCTCCCATTTCTTGATATTCTAATGTTACTTAACAActgagttttctttttctttcaagccCTGCTTTGCCCTATCAGCAACATGGTGAACAGATTTGGACACGGGCAGATTTCTCACCTCGTATTTGATTGCTAGGAAAACCGAGGAATAGAGATAACCTGAATATTTATAACATTAGTTTAATATTTCTAATTATGAAAGCCAAATGAGGTATTATATGGatggattttaattttttttaatctttttatttcgAAAAGTTTATTGGATCCCTTTAAGTCtctttttattagttttgagATGTGTTACCTTCACAAGCATGTGCAAAGGCAGAAATGCAGAAGTTagagatttatttatttcatttacttttgttttctGTTCTCATGCTGTTTGATGTTTTGTCACCATGTTTTCGATTTGttctttataatttatcaTCGTCCTAAGATTGTTGATGTTCCGTAGtaacgttttttttttatatgtcatactataaaattaaagaaattaattaaacctCAATAAAGAAAATGTGATAACTTACAGCGTTTCTAAGCTTGGGGTCAAGCTGTTGAATAACGAGTGCGAAGCTGCGAGAGACTTTGTGAAGCATGGAGAAACAGAAAGCCCAGTGAGGCTCTAATAGAATCTGTTTCCTAGCATGCCTTGCTGCCATTTTCAGTTTCAATAATGGAAAAAAATCATCTGGGTGTTTCACCAGCGTCCCCAACCTCCCCATTCTTTTAAAGGAATCTTGGCATGTTAATTTAGGCCCGCAAGAATGAAAGGGTGGTGGGGGGTTCTGTGAGGGAACTCATTGGGTTCTTGCATTTGATTTCTACATAATGATGGCCTGGGCTTTGGTCTATTCCGGCGTCCATGAATTGGCACAATTAATGCTGGTTACTGTGATTTTGACAATTGATCTAACATGGTTTTATTGGTCAAATTTGGgttagtattatttttattctatcaGTTTTAGGGTTTCAATCAATCTGATTGCCAAATGAAGCAGTGTTTGTGATAACGGCctgttaatatatatttacgCTGAACATTtagataaatataaataaaagtgaaatttgatcaaaataatgaaaaaattaatgatcATGACAATTATTATCTATAACATATTTAAAAGAAAGCTCCAGACGCGTAATCACGTGTCGATTTTAAAAGATGCTTAGAAAGATTgaacaataatttttcaaaagggATATGAAATTGTTCAGGTGAATTGTAGAAGTATAGATTTTATATAGGCCGTATGCATGAGTGTCTTATATTTGATCCCCATGCAGCGCACTGGTCGTACTCAAGTATTCTTAATCTAAAGccattattttgatttttgcttGCTTCCAGTGTATTGATCTCGGTTAATTGATTATGATCACATTGAACAATTTGGCCGGCGAAAAAATTGAACGCACTGAGCAATTGCTTCAAACAGTTGTCCCTCTTTAATGAAAacgtttttccttttcattttggattttaacttcttttattattttatacattaaaaATGATGAGAAAAATTAATGATTATTGTTAATGAAGCTAGCAGGTGCAAATTCAGATTTGTTAACAGATATCCCGGTGCTACAGCTGTTAGAAGCTGCAGTGTAATTGGTATCGGAAAAGTACCATGACAGATATTGCTCTGTATTGATTGAGTTCATTATATCTGCAGCCTTCCAACAAAATTTATGCTGAATAATAAAGACATGGAGAACTGCTTCCTGCAATGAATCATCAAACCAGAATTACTTAAGCACATGCTCATCATGACCAAAGCTTTCAAATTTGGAGATCCTTTTGGGTGCCTCTGATTACTGTTCTGAACAGTTGTATTGCGGATTGATATAATTATTCAAGAGATATTGACTTCTAGGGATCTCtagaaattatataaaatgactgtcatataatcaattcctttgcgttttttatttcaatcatATTTCTTTGATGCCCTATGACTGTTTCGGAATAGGAATCTGACAAAAGAAATTGTTCAATCATAGTTAAGATGCATATTCACTTGAACAAAAATGTCGTCAGAAACTTATGTCTTAAGCTCCTAGAATCCTAGGCTTCTATCATCAGATGTTGTTCTTCTCTTGCAGGCTGCACAGGATCTTAATTTTCATTAGATTATCAACGAGCCGATGCTTTACATTGGGTGCTCCGATCTTGATGGTAGAGATCTTTATTTTGGATTTCCTAACATCAAACTTTTATGATCATGGTTATTTTGGTGTATCAACTTCACTTTCCAGTTTTTCCTGTTACCAGCTACTGAGCAGTACTAGGGGATATGGTTTGCCTGGCTGCAGGTTTCGCATTCTTGGTTTCCAAATATGTAGGTATAGCTCTCTGTAGCCATacgttttaaattttttgctGTACGGTCTTATTTGATTGCATACGATCTCTTCCAGGCTCGGTTTTCCCTTGCTCTTAGCCCTCGCCTCTTGTATCTGTAAAAGGCTTGCTTTACGTTGAAGATCCCACCCAAAAGCAAAAGGATGTCCGAAAGTGACCAGCTATCAAACTCCACTCTTCCTGCTGACAAGTCGTGCTTAATTCTTGCAAACTGGCGTGTCGTAGCTGCCAAAGAAAGATCAAGCTGTCGTTATTCTTTAGGTTCTTGATGAGGAACATAATATTTCTAGCAAGGCACGGCAAACAGAATCAGCTAGATGATCAGTGATCTGTATCGTCTTCTTTTTCCCAATCTTCATTTCCCATTCCTCAAGCGATTCTGAAGAAATTAGCTAATCTAATATTCATCAAAAGCAGCTTCTGCAATTACTGAAAATTCTTTTACTTGAAAACAAACATGATCACGACATCCTGACTCGAGAAAATGAGGTTTGACGGTGCGGAAAAATGTAGCTTTTACCTTGTCTGAAGAAACATTTGTCATTAGAGTTCACTATTCAGACTCCAAAGACAAAGGTTGCGGTGCCTATCAAACCTGCAATTTACAGACAGAAAATTTGAGACCAGATTTGCTGAACCAGATCTTGACAGGACCGACCCCAAAGGCCGAATATCATGGGATGATACCATCCGTCAGATGCTGAGATTCTTCTGAAGGTCGGACGCCTTTTGGGGCCCACTGCAATAATAGAAACAGCACTAGGCTTTCAACTGTTATTCTTTGTCCGAACTCCGAACAGTAACTGCTCTTTTTTCTTCGTTACCTTTTGGTTTCTCTGCTCCAAGTCTTTTAGCTAAGAAGAATGCAAGCCAGAAACCCCTTTTATCCTCCTCTGCACAACCCAAATCTTAAACCCTGCTCTTGCTACTTTTCAACGTTCTTCAACAAACCACCACCACTGTCTTCACCTCGCTTCCacatttctcatttccctcCTAAAAACCATCTTAACTGTTTCGTTACAAACTGCATTGCTCCTAACCAAGAACTATCCCATTTCAACACTGAAATTACTAAACAAAATGctggctttgaaaatattatctGTAGGCATTCAACGCCCGACCAAGgatatgaaaaagaagaagaggaaagaTTGGAAAGTCAGTGTTTATGGAACCAAATGAAGGAAATAGTTAAGTTCTCGGGCCCCGCTACAGGGCTTTGGATTTGTGGGCCATTGATGAGTCTCATTGATACTGCCGTCGTTGGTCAGGGAAGCTTAATTGAGCTTGCTGCTTTAggtaaattttctttttaaagattgttttttgtcatttgggtATTCATCTTGCGCTTTTGGTTAAATTAGAAAGACAAAAGTCTTtgaagttatatttttttggaaaatgaaGCGGgactaaatatttttgtctgtTAGCTGAGTGTGGATTTGTTTCCTTGTGGTTTGGAAATGAACAGGCCCTGGAACGGTTCTTTGTGATTATATGAGTAATGTATTTATGTTCCTTTCTGTTGCTACATCAAATGTGGTTGCCACTTCTCTTGCCAGAGAGGTCAGCTTCTTCTACCTGTTAAATAGTTGTATTATTTTTGTGTTACAAGATAATCAAAGCATCAATCTTTATCTTTCaaagttttctttgtttaaagGAAGGACCTAGTGCGTTAGACACCCTTTGGATTTCTAATCGGTCTAAatgttttttgaaaagctcTAATCTGTCTAAAtcagaaaggaaaagagagagcTAATCGCGGATGAGAGGAGCTAGAAAAGTAGAAGTTACCAAACCATGTTCATTAAGCAGGCTTTaccatcaaaacaaaaactcgATGAATTTTGCGGTCCTGTGATGTATTTTGACAATAGGCAGTCTTAATTTGCCGTGCCTGTACTTTTCTGTAGCAATTGCAATTATCTATGCTGATTATGTCATTAATGCAATTGATTAGATTATGGTTTCTCGATGTTGTATGCcatttgtttttgtattttaattacACACCATGGTGCAGGATAAAAATGAAGTGCAGCATCAAATATCTGTCTTGCTTTTTCTTAGTTTGACTGGTGGCTTCTTCATGCTGTTCTTTACAAAATTCTTTGGTTCATGGGCACTAACTGGTAATTGACAGCTTATGTTTCTTTTGTCACATAAGTTTACATGTTCTGTTTAGCTAGAtattcagtttttttttttttttcatcaccTTATGGATAACAAGAACCTGTAATGACACCAAGTAATTTCTCAtgctttctccttttttttttttcaatttccagCTTTTACAGGGCCGAATAATGCACATATTGTACCAGCAGCAAATACATATGTTCAGGTTCACCTTTGACAAGTTTTAATTGTGTTTCATTTCTTGTTTCAAAGTATTAAAAGCATTCCAATAACGTCTAAGATGGGAATTGTTTCCCTCCTCTTTCGTTAATTGTAGTCCGTTAGTATATtcacaaacaaaaagaataacaatATTCTAGAggatttttattcttatgttgCTCTCTGTTTAATGCTGTTAATCATTTGAAACAGTTTATGACATCGTCCTCtacttattttattctgttaatttttaattgaacaTAATCTTTTCTGTTGATAGATTCGTGGCTTGGCATGGCCTGCAGTTCTTGTTGCATGGGTTGCTCAAAGTGCAAGGTAGATATACACCATTTCTCTTAATCTGGTTGTTTTCTAAACCTTTTTGACAGCCTAATTTGCATCTTTCTAGCTTTTAGGTGTGAAAGTTTCTACATGGGGATGCACATGCATTTTTACTCATGTTAGGATTTTGTCcatatcttttttattctgATTTATCCTTTTTCTTCCCCCAGTCTTGGCATGAAAGATTCCTGGGGACCTTTGAAGGCCTTGGCAGTTGCCAGTGCTATAAATGGAATTGGAGATATAGTATCGTGCAGCTTATTAGGCTATGGCATAGCTGGTGCTGCTTGGGCAACGATGGTGTCGCAAGTATACTCAGTGAAAACTTTTTCGTTTATCATTCATAGTTTAATCATCTTTATTTTAACCTGCACAAATTTGTAGATTCTTTCTTTATCTTTAGtttcaaatttcttaaaaacttgaacCTTGTTGCATCCTAACCAATCTATTTCCCAGGTTGTTGCTGCTTATATGATGATCAATTCTCTAAACAAGAAAGGATATAATGCATTTGCAATCTCCATTCCATCACCCAATGACCTTCTAACAATTTTTGGGCTTGCTGCCCCAGTGTTTGTGATGATGATGGCAAAGGTTTGTTGCATTTTAGATTATTCTAAAGCTTTATTTGCttaattatgattttcttttacCTATATATCGTAGGcctttttatgttttaggTAGCTTTCTATGCTCTCCTTATCTATTTTGCTACAAATATGGGTACACACACTGTGGCTGCTCATCAGGTTAGTCAATTCTCTCTGGTAGTTTCGATATCTTTGCTCTCTCATTTCGAAACTGTTGGTTCTTAACATTGAGTCTGTGCTTCACTGGAGGTCATGATTCAAACCTACTGCATGTGCACTGTGTGGGGTGAGCCTCTCTCCCAAACTGCACAGTCATTTATGCCAGAATTGCTATATGGAATCAACAAAAGTTTACCAAAGGTACTGATGCTAAATCTTCATTTAGTGCTGCAGCCATCTTATCCTTGCATGGTGATTTTATCCACTCAGAGCCACGTTTATGAAATATATCTGAAGAGTTTCTTTCGATAATATTAGTTACGTGGCCATTCTCTATAATTGTTGATAAATGCAGGGGTGTACCTTCCGGTGTGAGTCCTATCATACATCTagattgaataaatttttgtcTGCTCGATCTACTAAGTTTATAATGTCAAACAGGCTCGAATGCTGCTAAAGTCACTTGTTATCATTGGAGCTAGCCTAGGACTGCTATTGGGTATAGTTGGAACATCAGTTCCTTGGCTGTTTCCCAATATCTTCACATCTGACCAGAAGGTCGTACAGGAGGTTAGTTCTTGcaattttcaactttatgaCCTTCTCTATAGTCCTTTTGTACAAGTTGTCACCATGTCTGTGGTAGTCCTATGAAACGTTAGAAGTGAAAGATCCAGAGTAGTATTGCTCTGTCTCAACTCTCTAGTACTTTCAATATGAGGAGATTACATTATCTACAATTCCAAGCTTTAGCTGAAGAGAATGGATACTTAATTGCAGATGCACAAAGTGCTGGCACCTTACTTTATTGCACTTGCAGTGACACCAGCCACTCACAGCCTTGAGGGGACATTGTTGGTATGTTTTATGTACCCTTTTCCTTTTAGTCCTTCCATGAAGTTCTCATGAGTTTCTGTTTTATGTGTCTATGCCTagattttgtttgaaattatGTTTGAAGTGCCAGTCTGGTAGCTCATAATATGCATAATATTATCAGATGGGTGCCGAAATCTGATGTCTTCCACTAATTTTGCTCGCGTAAAGATCATCTAAAGTTGATCACTAAGAAAACTGCCACTTTTACTTGCTTTTGTTGTTTGGGAACTAAATCCAGAGGGTGGTGAGCAGTTTCTTTGCTGATATGATTCTCAGTCCTAGTTTGCTTCAGCCATTATCTATATTATTCATGGTTCAATGCTTCATGATAAAGCGGTTACATTAGAGCATCTAGAATTTTATATTCAAGCTCATATTCTAGCATTATAACATTTCCCCTTGCAGGCAAGGCGAGATCTTAAATTTGTTAGCTTATCAATGAGTGGATGCTTTTCTTTGGGTGCTGTCGTACTACTGGTGAGGATCTGTTTCAAAgtcctttattttctttcttaaaacttaTTCAAATTGCTCATCCATTATGCTCCACTGTTTCTACTCTTGGTGCCAGCTGCTAAGCAGCGGAGGGTATGGCTTGCCAGGTTGCTGGTATACCCTCTTAGGATTTCAATGGGTAAGAGCACTATCCTCACTCTGCAATGATGCATATGATACCTACTTGGATCAACTTGAAAGCAACTTTCTTTTTCGATTCCAGGCTcgatttttcctctctctccaACGCCTTCTTTCAGCTCATGGCATACTTGACTCTGAAGATTTGAACAAGTATAGACAGGAGAATCTAAAAGCTGCCTAGTTTATCATTGTTATGAGATGAATCAGAGGTACAATCAGCTGCCCTTTGCTGGAGAATCAAATTCCTCACTTCTCACCTCTAACTTTGATTGAGCTACTGCAGAATCAGCCTACGCATTTTATCGTTGGCCAATGAGGATTAGGTCCTCATGATTCTTTTATGCCTCCGATGAGGCTTTTAGGatcctttctcttttatttcaaCAGCCAATTGTAATTGCGAAATCTTAATTCTCATTACTGCATGTTATCAACCCACACGGAATTCCAACCCATTTATTACGTTAAGCTGATTTTGATGCCTGCTACATTTTTAATGGAGTTATCAACGGGCCAGGTAAACGGCCCCAAGGCTGCAGATCAGAGCTGTGCTAGTTTTAGGATAATGCATTTTATTCCAATTTCATTCAAAGATCATTAAAATAtgtacattaatttttttaaataaataaatattagtaATTCTTGAGGCCTTCGAGTCAATTTGGATGACTACTCAGGCCTGATCCCACATTCGGCAGGACCCCAAACCTGCTTAAGCGTGGCTCATTCACACC containing:
- the LOC18607705 gene encoding protein DETOXIFICATION 46, chloroplastic, translated to MQARNPFYPPLHNPNLKPCSCYFSTFFNKPPPLSSPRFHISHFPPKNHLNCFVTNCIAPNQELSHFNTEITKQNAGFENIICRHSTPDQGYEKEEEERLESQCLWNQMKEIVKFSGPATGLWICGPLMSLIDTAVVGQGSLIELAALGPGTVLCDYMSNVFMFLSVATSNVVATSLAREDKNEVQHQISVLLFLSLTGGFFMLFFTKFFGSWALTAFTGPNNAHIVPAANTYVQIRGLAWPAVLVAWVAQSASLGMKDSWGPLKALAVASAINGIGDIVSCSLLGYGIAGAAWATMVSQVVAAYMMINSLNKKGYNAFAISIPSPNDLLTIFGLAAPVFVMMMAKVAFYALLIYFATNMGTHTVAAHQVMIQTYCMCTVWGEPLSQTAQSFMPELLYGINKSLPKARMLLKSLVIIGASLGLLLGIVGTSVPWLFPNIFTSDQKVVQEMHKVLAPYFIALAVTPATHSLEGTLLARRDLKFVSLSMSGCFSLGAVVLLLLSSGGYGLPGCWYTLLGFQWARFFLSLQRLLSAHGILDSEDLNKYRQENLKAA